A portion of the Simkania negevensis Z genome contains these proteins:
- a CDS encoding transporter has product MKKILFIIGAVASLIGAKSLEAFPVXNGFAPAIVQGEAAVAVQWFHLNGYVDRDSPNFYAFDTSYRLDLIALAGVYAFNKNIGVYLFIPWKHQQAKFNNLFTPSPRRITNKTSGWGDLALSAFFRPWQAAGKGWYASMLIQPGLQFPTGDWNQKYLGVTMDREFQPGTGNWSPFLSTVVSISGIENEASLQLQYQHFFKQHGFRHGQLFIYNASVGHRIFPWFLKGGQPRVWTTLNIEFLGQYKSRPSGGPNFVNTWSNWGRLSPSLSIEIVDIMKAFNLEIGLAFQQTIYYQTGNQVPVRPMRAYIVRLEANW; this is encoded by the coding sequence ATGAAAAAAATTCTGTTTATCATAGGTGCAGTAGCCTCTTTGATTGGGGCAAAATCCCTTGAGGCTTTTCCTGTCTSTAATGGATTCGCACCTGCTATCGTACAAGGTGAAGCTGCGGTAGCTGTACAATGGTTTCACCTGAATGGATATGTCGATCGAGATTCCCCTAACTTTTATGCTTTTGACACTTCCTATCGTTTAGATTTGATTGCTTTGGCTGGAGTCTATGCATTTAACAAGAATATTGGAGTGTATCTCTTTATTCCGTGGAAACATCAGCAAGCTAAATTCAACAACCTTTTTACTCCCTCTCCTCGAAGAATAACCAACAAGACTTCTGGATGGGGTGACTTAGCACTTTCTGCATTTTTTAGACCCTGGCAAGCTGCAGGTAAAGGATGGTATGCGAGTATGCTCATCCAGCCCGGGCTCCAATTTCCTACAGGCGATTGGAACCAAAAATATCTTGGCGTCACCATGGACAGAGAATTTCAACCAGGAACTGGTAATTGGAGCCCCTTTCTCTCAACAGTGGTTTCGATTTCTGGTATCGAAAATGAAGCTTCCTTGCAGTTGCAATACCAACACTTTTTTAAACAGCACGGCTTTAGACATGGGCAACTCTTTATCTACAACGCCTCTGTTGGCCATCGGATCTTCCCTTGGTTCCTCAAAGGGGGACAGCCACGTGTTTGGACCACTCTAAATATTGAATTTTTGGGACAGTATAAATCTCGCCCTAGTGGAGGACCCAACTTCGTGAATACCTGGAGCAATTGGGGAAGACTCTCTCCTTCTCTAAGTATAGAAATTGTCGATATCATGAAGGCTTTCAACCTTGAGATCGGTCTTGCTTTCCAACAAACGATTTATTACCAAACCGGTAACCAAGTTCCTGTCAGACCTATGCGTGCCTATATTGTTAGGTTAGAAGCCAACTGGTAA
- a CDS encoding UvrB/UvrC motif-containing protein: MEERPLECSQCKKKAAVVYQEVVGAQITVHHMCIECPVLKQKLEGKKDEKSAEAPKKEEGLCCSTCHTSLESLLLGQPLGCRDCYVIFQDILTDQLTAMNQIAPNVKPSQKSKNSSFHVGSTPQTNQKELNSCRLNSLNEALSDALKGENYEQAAWLRDQINSLMENTHE, translated from the coding sequence ATGGAAGAGCGTCCTTTAGAATGTAGTCAATGTAAAAAGAAAGCTGCTGTCGTCTATCAAGAAGTCGTCGGAGCCCAAATAACCGTGCACCACATGTGCATTGAGTGCCCTGTACTCAAGCAAAAGCTTGAGGGGAAAAAAGATGAAAAAAGCGCCGAAGCTCCTAAGAAAGAAGAAGGTCTGTGCTGCAGCACCTGCCACACCTCACTTGAATCCTTGCTATTGGGACAACCTCTTGGCTGTAGAGATTGTTATGTCATTTTCCAAGATATTTTGACCGATCAACTCACGGCGATGAATCAAATCGCACCCAACGTCAAGCCGTCTCAAAAAAGTAAGAATTCGTCTTTTCACGTTGGATCTACGCCGCAAACGAATCAAAAAGAGTTGAATTCGTGCCGCTTAAATTCTTTAAATGAAGCCTTAAGTGATGCTCTTAAGGGTGAAAACTACGAACAAGCCGCATGGCTAAGAGACCAAATCAACTCTCTTATGGAAAATACCCATGAATGA
- a CDS encoding CPBP family intramembrane glutamic endopeptidase, producing MDLSYLTFIHHPIASLAFFALIMAFLSLWIHKRAWLWGSFLVISFAFAFYAKLIDLKVFVALFFLGGAHFMLSTEIKGWGRISAVVVAFVFSIALMGHFFPGFHNWKLMEGVQISSHAYPYSLYLNYDKPFVGLFPLALTIPLLHSRFHMRTIAVKAFTLSILGVMVMMILALNLHIVNIDLKFPHSSLIFLIANLFFVTIPEEAFFRGFLQREIHNYFHTKWSGAFSIIVVSLLFAGLHFAFVKDLNFISLAFIASLIYGTVYHLTRSIESSIFCHYLFNIIHFFCFTYPALN from the coding sequence ATGGATCTTTCTTATCTAACATTCATTCACCATCCGATTGCATCCCTTGCTTTCTTTGCCCTCATCATGGCCTTTCTCAGTCTGTGGATACACAAGCGCGCTTGGCTTTGGGGCTCTTTTTTAGTGATCTCCTTTGCCTTTGCTTTTTACGCAAAACTCATCGACCTTAAAGTCTTTGTCGCTCTTTTCTTTCTTGGAGGGGCCCACTTCATGTTGTCGACTGAAATCAAAGGATGGGGACGTATCTCAGCAGTAGTTGTCGCTTTTGTCTTTTCGATCGCCCTAATGGGTCACTTCTTTCCTGGGTTTCACAATTGGAAGCTCATGGAAGGTGTTCAGATTAGCTCGCATGCTTATCCCTACTCCCTTTACCTTAATTACGATAAGCCGTTTGTTGGACTTTTCCCACTCGCTTTAACAATTCCCCTTCTGCACAGTCGTTTTCATATGCGTACTATCGCGGTTAAAGCTTTTACCCTTTCAATCCTGGGAGTGATGGTGATGATGATTCTCGCTCTCAACTTGCACATCGTCAACATCGACCTCAAGTTTCCTCATAGCTCCCTGATTTTCTTAATCGCCAACCTGTTCTTTGTCACCATTCCGGAAGAGGCTTTTTTTCGAGGATTTCTGCAACGGGAAATCCATAATTACTTTCACACAAAATGGTCTGGAGCATTTAGCATTATTGTGGTTTCTCTCCTTTTTGCAGGACTCCATTTTGCCTTCGTCAAAGACCTGAATTTTATCTCACTCGCCTTCATAGCCAGCCTTATCTATGGAACTGTTTACCATCTCACCCGTTCTATCGAAAGTAGCATCTTCTGCCACTATCTTTTCAACATTATCCATTTCTTCTGCTTCACCTATCCCGCCCTCAACTGA
- the kdsB gene encoding 3-deoxy-manno-octulosonate cytidylyltransferase, translating to MKVVCVIPARLNSKRFPRKVLSRLGSRPLLEWVWEAATACPIFDQVVFAVDHEETARLVQSFQAEYFMTSETCPSGTDRLIELMDSGLLEGDIWVNWQGDEPFINREMIDDLLQSVSEDSSDVWTLKKKLTADAEIQSPHVVKVVTDLKGQALYFSRSPIPYARIEGPTYYKHIGLYAYKTESLKRIQKMVPTPLEKAESLEQLRFMEGGLKIKIHETVHDTQGIDVPEDLLLALRLITQFK from the coding sequence ATGAAAGTTGTTTGTGTGATTCCAGCGCGTCTCAACTCCAAACGTTTTCCTCGAAAGGTGCTCAGCCGTTTAGGTTCTAGACCTTTGCTCGAATGGGTTTGGGAAGCGGCGACTGCATGCCCTATCTTCGATCAAGTGGTCTTTGCTGTTGATCATGAAGAGACAGCTCGCCTCGTCCAATCGTTTCAAGCAGAATACTTTATGACTTCTGAAACTTGCCCAAGCGGAACTGATAGGCTCATTGAGCTCATGGATTCAGGGTTACTTGAAGGAGATATTTGGGTGAATTGGCAAGGAGATGAGCCGTTCATCAATCGTGAGATGATCGATGACCTTTTGCAATCGGTTTCAGAAGATTCATCTGATGTTTGGACACTTAAGAAAAAACTTACAGCGGATGCAGAGATTCAAAGTCCACATGTTGTCAAAGTGGTAACAGATTTGAAAGGTCAAGCTCTTTACTTTTCTCGTTCGCCTATTCCTTATGCTCGGATAGAAGGTCCAACTTATTACAAACATATCGGCCTTTATGCTTATAAAACTGAAAGCTTAAAGCGGATTCAAAAAATGGTTCCTACTCCACTTGAAAAAGCCGAGTCTTTAGAACAACTCCGATTTATGGAAGGGGGGCTCAAAATAAAAATTCACGAAACGGTTCATGACACGCAAGGGATTGATGTTCCAGAAGACCTTCTCCTAGCGCTCAGGCTGATTACGCAATTCAAATAA
- the rfbC gene encoding dTDP-4-dehydrorhamnose 3,5-epimerase, with protein MEIQELSLKDALLITPRLYRDERGFFFESYQQGLGLPSFVQDNHSYSKKGVIRGMHFQLSPMAQAKLVRVVVGQIYDVIVDIRIDSPTFGQWEGVYLDDKIHQQLFVPEGFAHGFQVISEEAHVLYKVTAPYHPQAERNFRFDDPEVGIEWPLKESIVSERDRNAPSMREATL; from the coding sequence ATGGAAATTCAGGAATTATCACTTAAAGATGCTCTTCTCATCACACCTCGACTCTACAGAGATGAAAGAGGGTTTTTCTTTGAATCCTATCAGCAAGGACTGGGCCTTCCTTCTTTTGTTCAAGACAATCACTCTTATTCTAAAAAAGGGGTGATTCGAGGAATGCACTTTCAACTTTCTCCTATGGCGCAAGCGAAACTCGTCCGTGTAGTGGTGGGTCAAATTTACGATGTGATTGTGGATATTCGGATCGATTCCCCCACGTTTGGACAGTGGGAAGGAGTTTACCTCGATGATAAGATCCATCAGCAACTTTTTGTTCCAGAAGGATTTGCTCATGGATTTCAAGTGATTAGCGAAGAAGCACATGTCCTTTATAAAGTCACTGCGCCCTATCATCCTCAGGCAGAGCGGAATTTTCGCTTTGACGATCCTGAGGTCGGAATTGAGTGGCCCTTAAAAGAATCAATCGTCTCCGAAAGAGACCGAAATGCACCATCGATGCGGGAGGCAACACTATGA
- the rfbD gene encoding dTDP-4-dehydrorhamnose reductase — MKLWIIGKRGMLSQALQRVCEEQGIHFLVTSRKEVDVTDPTALKHQFETLHLTHVVNCSGYTAVDRAEEEKEKAEKLNVHAVETLGRLAKENNVKLIHFSTDYVFDGNESTPYSEDSAAAPLSIYGQTKRLGEEKLQGVNPQACIIRSSWVFGLEGNNFVQTMTHLMKQHESLRVVSDQKGRPTYCEDLARAALDLLDHEGIYHFANKGETTWLEFAEEILKLLKQTGAEVKCKKIDPISSQEYAAPAIRPAFSVLKTDKYEKAAEKSPRHWQECLREYFERVEC, encoded by the coding sequence ATGAAATTGTGGATCATTGGTAAACGAGGTATGTTATCTCAAGCCTTGCAACGAGTTTGTGAAGAGCAAGGCATTCATTTTTTAGTCACATCTCGTAAAGAAGTCGATGTGACTGATCCAACAGCTCTCAAACATCAATTTGAAACGCTCCATCTCACCCATGTTGTCAACTGCTCAGGCTATACTGCTGTTGATCGAGCAGAAGAAGAAAAGGAAAAAGCAGAAAAACTTAATGTTCATGCAGTCGAAACTCTTGGTCGACTTGCAAAAGAAAACAACGTCAAACTTATTCATTTTTCTACTGATTATGTTTTTGATGGGAATGAAAGTACCCCTTATTCAGAAGATTCAGCTGCAGCCCCTCTCTCAATCTATGGGCAAACAAAACGACTTGGTGAAGAAAAACTTCAGGGAGTGAACCCCCAAGCATGCATTATCCGGAGCTCATGGGTTTTTGGACTTGAAGGCAACAACTTCGTTCAAACCATGACCCATCTCATGAAGCAACACGAAAGTCTGCGCGTTGTTTCAGATCAAAAAGGGCGTCCTACCTATTGCGAAGACTTAGCGCGTGCAGCCCTAGACCTTCTCGATCATGAAGGAATTTACCATTTTGCAAATAAAGGAGAGACGACTTGGCTTGAATTTGCTGAAGAAATTTTAAAGCTCCTCAAACAAACCGGAGCCGAAGTTAAATGTAAAAAAATCGATCCCATCTCTAGTCAAGAGTATGCTGCACCTGCTATACGCCCTGCATTTTCAGTTTTAAAAACAGACAAATACGAAAAGGCTGCAGAGAAGTCGCCAAGGCATTGGCAAGAGTGCTTAAGAGAGTATTTCGAGAGGGTCGAGTGTTAG
- a CDS encoding ATP-binding protein: MKERGEIVGRLEEKRILEKLYKSSKAEFLAIYGRRRVGKTYLVRNYFRNKGFFFEVTGTFNTSTKDQLENFHYEYSALFDGVDPQNTPKNWREAFKRLQNSISKMGGTEKIVLFFDELPWLATPHSGFLASLDYLWNRHLCEMPNILLIVSGSAASWMINKVINNTGGLYGRLSAHLRLLPFTLAETEMYLKTQNIDLPRKQICEIYMVTGGIPKYLSYLEEGLSSAQNIHSLCFTPQSPLLTEFHKLYHSLFKNAESHLNIIRVLAMKRRGMSRFELIKKAKLTNSGYTSLIIRELEESGFITTLPEIGKKTRETNYYLIDEYTLFYLNWIEPEKGSFLRGVEKEYWIKKYTSAAWKSWAGFSFESLCLKHISQIKYALHIGGVSTSSGYWKSNNQGKKEIEIDLVIDRADQCINLCEIKFCNEEYELTKAYAAELSRKKNLFQERTKTKKGLFLTMITPYKIKENIYTKSVVDHNVSVDALFSIEMR, from the coding sequence ATGAAAGAGCGAGGAGAGATCGTAGGGCGTCTCGAAGAAAAACGAATCTTAGAGAAGCTTTATAAATCCTCAAAAGCAGAATTTTTAGCTATCTATGGAAGAAGACGAGTTGGCAAAACTTATTTGGTAAGAAATTATTTTAGGAATAAAGGCTTTTTTTTTGAGGTCACTGGTACTTTTAACACCAGTACAAAAGATCAGCTTGAAAACTTTCATTATGAGTACTCTGCATTGTTTGATGGAGTGGATCCCCAGAATACTCCAAAAAACTGGAGAGAAGCCTTTAAGCGTTTGCAAAACAGCATATCTAAAATGGGGGGGACAGAAAAAATTGTTTTGTTCTTCGACGAACTCCCCTGGCTTGCGACTCCTCATTCAGGGTTTCTTGCCTCTTTGGATTACTTATGGAACCGCCACCTTTGTGAGATGCCAAACATTTTGTTGATTGTCTCGGGATCTGCTGCTTCTTGGATGATCAATAAAGTGATTAACAACACAGGGGGACTTTATGGAAGACTCAGCGCACATCTTCGACTCCTTCCTTTTACTTTAGCTGAAACAGAGATGTATTTAAAAACACAAAACATCGACTTACCAAGGAAGCAGATTTGTGAAATATACATGGTTACTGGAGGCATTCCTAAGTACTTATCTTACCTTGAAGAAGGCCTTTCTTCTGCTCAAAATATTCACTCTTTATGCTTCACTCCACAATCCCCTCTTTTGACAGAATTCCATAAACTTTATCACTCTCTCTTTAAGAATGCAGAAAGCCATCTTAATATCATAAGAGTGCTTGCAATGAAAAGGCGAGGCATGTCCCGGTTTGAGTTAATCAAAAAGGCAAAGCTAACAAATAGTGGATATACCAGCTTAATCATAAGAGAACTCGAAGAGTCTGGATTCATCACAACACTCCCAGAAATTGGGAAAAAAACGCGCGAGACAAATTATTACCTTATCGATGAATATACTCTTTTTTATTTAAATTGGATTGAACCCGAAAAAGGAAGTTTTTTAAGAGGCGTTGAAAAAGAATACTGGATTAAAAAATATACGTCAGCTGCATGGAAATCTTGGGCTGGATTCTCTTTTGAGAGTTTATGCCTTAAACACATTTCGCAAATTAAATACGCGCTTCATATTGGAGGAGTGAGCACCTCTTCAGGCTATTGGAAATCAAACAATCAAGGAAAAAAAGAAATAGAAATTGATCTAGTTATTGATAGAGCTGACCAATGCATCAACTTATGCGAGATAAAGTTCTGCAATGAAGAGTATGAATTAACAAAAGCCTACGCAGCAGAGTTGTCTAGGAAAAAAAATCTCTTTCAAGAACGGACAAAAACAAAAAAAGGTTTATTTCTGACGATGATTACTCCATATAAAATAAAAGAGAATATCTACACAAAAAGCGTTGTAGATCACAATGTATCAGTAGATGCACTTTTTTCCATTGAAATGCGGTGA
- a CDS encoding arginine kinase: MNDPQMLSNLLSESSLWGQSKSPIWLSSRFTLKRNLASFPFSPKISETEEQQLLSLIEPTLSKTPPVKEGFLFREADLSTTLKEALAEHFLLEGDAKSYLIDPSGFFLVRVEGDEHLILTCLEPASSWKTKWENLSSFERAIGQLHEFAFNPKFGYLSSDPTSCGTALSVEAILHIPCLIHLEELDEVLVKNLPDEVTFHGLGGGDEYIGDFITLKNQFTLGVSEDHILDSVHKAGAEVMKLEAKRREKLMLEKDGFMRDKISRAYGLLLHSFQIETKEAFEALSLLKLGIDLEWVDGMTDQEISAIFFRCRRAHLALDSQESLNPEQLAEKRADYLKQQCHKLKLKI; encoded by the coding sequence ATGAATGATCCTCAAATGCTTTCTAACCTACTTTCCGAAAGTTCTTTATGGGGGCAAAGTAAAAGCCCCATTTGGCTTTCTTCCCGATTCACCTTGAAACGGAATTTGGCCTCTTTCCCCTTTTCTCCAAAGATAAGTGAAACAGAAGAGCAACAACTCCTATCCCTCATAGAACCTACACTGAGTAAAACCCCTCCTGTGAAAGAAGGATTTCTCTTTCGTGAGGCAGATCTTTCTACAACGCTCAAAGAAGCTCTAGCAGAGCATTTTCTCTTAGAAGGAGATGCCAAATCATACTTGATCGATCCCTCAGGTTTTTTCCTCGTTCGTGTCGAGGGAGATGAACATCTCATTCTCACGTGCTTAGAACCAGCTTCAAGTTGGAAAACGAAGTGGGAAAATCTCTCTTCATTTGAAAGAGCTATTGGGCAGCTCCATGAGTTCGCATTCAACCCAAAATTTGGATATCTCAGCTCTGATCCCACTTCTTGTGGAACGGCTTTGTCGGTTGAAGCCATCCTTCATATTCCCTGCTTGATACATTTAGAAGAGCTCGACGAAGTTCTGGTGAAGAACCTCCCAGATGAAGTGACATTTCATGGCTTGGGAGGTGGAGATGAATATATTGGAGATTTTATCACTCTCAAAAATCAGTTTACTTTGGGGGTCAGTGAAGATCATATCCTCGACTCGGTGCATAAAGCAGGAGCAGAGGTAATGAAGCTTGAAGCTAAACGTCGTGAAAAACTTATGCTCGAAAAAGACGGCTTTATGCGTGATAAGATCAGCCGAGCCTACGGATTGCTCCTCCACTCTTTTCAAATCGAAACGAAAGAAGCCTTTGAAGCTTTAAGTTTGCTTAAACTCGGGATCGATCTAGAATGGGTGGATGGAATGACAGATCAAGAGATCAGCGCTATTTTTTTCCGCTGCCGGCGGGCCCATTTAGCCCTTGATTCTCAAGAATCTCTCAATCCTGAGCAACTCGCAGAGAAACGAGCAGATTATTTGAAACAACAGTGTCATAAACTAAAGTTGAAAATCTGA
- the rfbB gene encoding dTDP-glucose 4,6-dehydratase encodes MLGNHCHLLVTGGAGFMGSAFIRYLLSDTDFEGTISNLDLLTYAANMRNLASVENDERYQFFHGNILDLSLIEKIYEARPFDAIVHFAAETHVDRSIDHPQVFVETNILGTSNLLTFVRHHPNVHFHHISTDEVYGSLGEQGVFTEDSPYLPNSPYAASKAASDHFVRAYAKTYGISVTLSHASNNYGPCQFPEKLIPLMISHALQEKPLPVYGKGENIRDWLFVEDHADAIWKILQRGTPGEIYNVGGTCEKRNIDLLFLILEILASKLGKDPADYHRLITFVADRPGHDFRYALDGEKMKTAIGWEPRHDLAAGLEKTIEWHLISEQRCV; translated from the coding sequence GTGTTAGGAAATCATTGTCATCTTCTTGTCACAGGTGGCGCTGGCTTTATGGGCTCAGCGTTCATCCGCTACCTCTTAAGTGATACCGATTTTGAAGGGACGATTTCCAACTTAGACCTTTTAACTTATGCTGCGAATATGAGAAATCTCGCGTCGGTTGAAAATGACGAGAGATATCAGTTTTTTCATGGGAACATCTTAGACTTAAGTCTAATTGAAAAGATTTATGAAGCAAGGCCGTTCGATGCCATTGTTCATTTTGCAGCTGAAACCCACGTCGATCGAAGCATCGACCATCCTCAAGTATTTGTCGAAACAAATATTCTCGGAACCTCCAATCTTTTGACCTTTGTCCGTCATCATCCAAATGTCCACTTTCACCATATTTCAACAGATGAAGTCTATGGATCTTTAGGGGAGCAAGGAGTATTTACCGAAGATTCTCCTTATTTACCCAACTCTCCTTATGCGGCATCCAAAGCTGCTAGCGATCACTTTGTGCGTGCTTATGCAAAGACCTATGGAATTTCCGTGACCCTGTCGCATGCAAGTAACAATTATGGACCATGCCAATTTCCCGAAAAGCTCATTCCTTTGATGATTTCTCATGCTTTGCAGGAGAAGCCACTTCCTGTTTACGGGAAAGGGGAAAATATTCGCGACTGGCTTTTTGTCGAAGATCATGCTGATGCCATTTGGAAAATTTTACAAAGAGGAACTCCTGGGGAAATTTACAATGTTGGGGGAACGTGTGAAAAACGGAACATCGATTTACTCTTTCTCATTTTAGAAATACTTGCATCAAAACTCGGAAAAGATCCGGCCGATTATCACCGCTTGATCACTTTTGTGGCAGACCGCCCAGGCCATGACTTTCGCTATGCCTTGGATGGGGAAAAGATGAAAACTGCCATCGGGTGGGAGCCTCGTCACGATCTTGCAGCAGGTCTTGAAAAGACCATCGAATGGCATCTAATAAGTGAGCAAAGGTGTGTTTAA
- the pgeF gene encoding peptidoglycan editing factor PgeF: MKKMISGGVEWLEFKLLREFPQISHAVFLRGADFNLGEQGSEEDQELALDMIGAEKGIKLKQCHQADILEIKEAQEGWTLYEDYDGMVTREKGVALMVRHADCQAAIFFDPESEVIANVHCGWRGSVKNIYRETIQKMRDLYGTNPQELRVCISPSLGPQKAEFKHYESELPPHFWQYQVMPTYFDFWAISRQQLREEGVLQKNIEIAGICTYSNPIDCFSYRRDKPTGHHGTVVALKSEVKLLS; this comes from the coding sequence ATGAAAAAAATGATTTCAGGAGGAGTCGAATGGCTCGAGTTTAAGTTGCTTCGTGAATTCCCCCAAATCAGTCATGCAGTTTTTTTAAGAGGCGCAGACTTTAATCTTGGCGAGCAGGGGAGTGAAGAAGATCAAGAGCTTGCTTTGGACATGATTGGAGCCGAAAAAGGGATCAAGCTGAAGCAGTGCCATCAAGCAGATATTCTCGAGATCAAAGAAGCTCAAGAGGGGTGGACTCTCTATGAAGATTATGATGGAATGGTCACTCGTGAAAAAGGGGTTGCTCTCATGGTCCGTCATGCCGATTGTCAAGCTGCGATCTTTTTTGATCCCGAATCGGAGGTCATTGCAAATGTCCATTGTGGTTGGAGGGGAAGTGTTAAAAATATTTATCGTGAAACGATTCAAAAGATGCGGGATCTTTATGGAACAAATCCACAGGAACTTCGGGTTTGCATTTCTCCAAGCTTAGGACCTCAAAAGGCCGAGTTCAAACACTATGAATCGGAGCTGCCTCCTCATTTTTGGCAGTATCAGGTCATGCCGACCTATTTTGATTTTTGGGCTATTAGCCGGCAGCAACTCCGAGAAGAAGGAGTGCTTCAAAAAAATATTGAAATTGCGGGCATTTGCACGTACTCCAATCCGATCGATTGCTTTTCCTATCGGCGCGATAAGCCGACCGGGCACCATGGAACAGTGGTTGCGCTTAAGTCAGAGGTCAAACTATTATCGTAG
- a CDS encoding cation transporter: MTRFWKNLVLMVGFLLPTFTFAQVEELVVVVDGMYCPFCTQPTLKVVRKVDMVEDASMDMEAGTMTLHIKPDAPFKPESVVNAIGKSSYVYRSMLVTATGTIGSSGAGKTLNVPENNVTFILQDSDEMTFAAKKALDAASGKVQVTGYWEPSSAGPVLKVVNVKS, translated from the coding sequence ATGACACGGTTTTGGAAAAACTTAGTTTTAATGGTTGGCTTCTTACTGCCAACTTTTACCTTTGCTCAAGTCGAAGAGCTCGTTGTAGTTGTTGATGGGATGTATTGCCCTTTTTGTACACAACCCACACTAAAAGTCGTCCGAAAAGTCGATATGGTTGAAGATGCTTCAATGGACATGGAGGCCGGAACAATGACCCTCCATATCAAACCTGATGCTCCTTTTAAACCTGAGTCAGTTGTAAACGCTATTGGAAAAAGTAGCTATGTCTATCGTTCGATGCTTGTGACCGCAACAGGAACGATTGGTTCTAGTGGTGCTGGGAAAACGCTCAATGTCCCAGAAAATAATGTCACATTTATTTTGCAAGATAGCGATGAAATGACTTTTGCTGCAAAAAAAGCCTTAGATGCTGCAAGTGGCAAAGTTCAAGTAACAGGTTACTGGGAACCAAGTTCTGCGGGACCCGTTCTCAAAGTTGTAAATGTCAAGTCGTAA
- a CDS encoding NAD-dependent succinate-semialdehyde dehydrogenase, translated as MKIFGPLVEGQYAKSGTAISRLSLVTQKEIGKLHLADEAVIEKALASLQNPSIEQLSPYTRSEILQKIATLLTKHRNPLAEMITHEMGKPLTQARTEVDYTASYFVWFAEEAKRIYGMDIPSQYPNKRIQLRYEPIGPCAIISPWNFPIAMAGRKMAAAFAAGCPVIVKPSSDTPLSFLLFGNLCLEAGIPKEALQILVGNGTMIGNALMNTSLIRKLSFTGSCEVGKHLYQGSSTSLKKLTMELGGHAPLLVFDDANLEKAVDGAIASKFRQSGQTCVCTNRFFIQSKIYPHFLKRFIEKVKNLSVGNPFDETTDLSSALHPTSVEKTKRHIADAMKRGAKAHLQAKEAHEPEILTDVTDEMLIFNEETFGPVAGIANFKTANEVLRRANQTPYGLAAYVFTEGLAQAEKVCAGLEFGVIGLNDGAFSAAELSFGGIKASGFGREGGPHGIYEYLKEKIISILM; from the coding sequence ATGAAAATTTTTGGACCGTTAGTTGAAGGACAATATGCTAAATCTGGCACTGCCATTTCTCGCCTTTCTCTTGTCACGCAAAAAGAAATTGGAAAACTTCATCTTGCCGATGAGGCTGTTATTGAAAAAGCCCTTGCTTCTTTGCAAAACCCTTCCATAGAACAGCTGAGCCCCTATACACGATCTGAAATCTTGCAAAAGATTGCAACGCTTCTCACAAAACATCGAAACCCTCTTGCCGAAATGATCACCCATGAAATGGGAAAACCGCTCACTCAAGCGCGCACAGAAGTCGATTACACAGCCAGTTACTTTGTTTGGTTTGCAGAAGAAGCTAAACGAATCTACGGTATGGACATTCCTTCTCAATATCCCAACAAGCGAATTCAGCTTCGTTATGAACCGATTGGTCCATGCGCCATCATCTCTCCTTGGAATTTTCCCATAGCAATGGCTGGAAGAAAAATGGCCGCAGCCTTCGCTGCTGGCTGCCCCGTCATTGTGAAACCGAGTAGCGACACTCCTTTGTCTTTTCTTCTTTTTGGAAACTTATGTTTAGAAGCTGGGATTCCAAAAGAAGCCCTCCAAATCCTTGTCGGGAATGGAACAATGATTGGAAATGCCCTTATGAACACTTCGCTGATTCGTAAGCTCTCTTTTACCGGAAGCTGCGAAGTCGGAAAACATCTTTATCAAGGAAGTTCAACAAGTTTGAAAAAACTCACCATGGAATTGGGAGGACATGCTCCCCTTCTCGTCTTTGACGATGCTAATTTAGAAAAAGCAGTCGATGGAGCCATTGCGTCTAAATTCCGCCAAAGTGGGCAAACATGCGTTTGTACCAACCGCTTCTTTATTCAATCAAAAATCTATCCTCACTTTTTGAAACGGTTTATTGAAAAAGTTAAAAACCTCTCCGTTGGAAATCCTTTCGATGAAACAACCGATTTAAGCTCTGCTCTTCACCCCACTTCTGTCGAAAAAACAAAACGACACATTGCAGATGCCATGAAGCGAGGTGCAAAAGCCCATTTACAAGCAAAAGAGGCGCATGAGCCCGAAATCTTAACCGATGTAACAGATGAAATGCTCATCTTTAACGAAGAAACCTTTGGTCCTGTTGCAGGAATTGCTAATTTTAAAACGGCGAATGAAGTGCTGAGGCGCGCAAATCAAACGCCTTATGGACTCGCAGCCTATGTTTTCACCGAAGGACTTGCACAAGCAGAAAAAGTTTGCGCCGGATTAGAGTTTGGTGTCATTGGATTAAACGATGGAGCTTTTTCTGCAGCAGAGCTCTCTTTTGGTGGCATCAAAGCTTCAGGTTTTGGGCGGGAAGGTGGGCCACACGGCATTTATGAGTACCTAAAGGAAAAAATTATTTCAATACTCATGTGA